The genomic region tcaattgtctatatgaaacatatttcaattaatcaagtcttaacaagtttgattgcttaacatgttggaaacatttaatcatgtaaatatcaatctcaattaatatatataaacatggaaaagttcgggtcactacacattagcAGCGATCCATCTACCTCAAACATATATAAGAGACCATGTTTGATCAAGATTACACAACCCCCTTCTTCAGCTTGCCCAAGATTAAATATGTTAGTCTTTAAGTATGGGATATAAAGTATGTCGGTCAACAAACGTTGTTCACCATTCTTACATGTTAAAAGAATAGATCATCTTCCTTCTATATCTACATACGAGTTGTCCCCAAACCTCACTGTACCACCAATATCCGTATCAAGTTTTGAAAACAGTCCTTTGTTTCCTGTCATGTGGTTTGTTGCTCCAGTATCTAAGTACCACATGTTTTCTCTACCATCATGTGACTCATACTTTGCTGGAAAAACCTTCTTTTCACTTAGATGAATTACTTCCTTCTCGCTTCTTTGATTGGCTACGGACATCAATAGTGCAGGTCTGTCATCATTAGCCACTGGTAGTTCGGTTGATCTAGCTTGAGTCAAATTTGCTTGTTCTCTTTTCTTTTGTGTTGGACAATCCGATGAGAAGTGTCCAAATGCATCAGATCAAAAACACTGCAGCTTGGATCGATCTTTAGTTAAGTTTTCAGTTGTTTGTCTACCAGTAAAAAAGTTTTGTTCTCGGCCTGAACCCCTTCCTCGACCACCAAACTGTCCATGACCTCGGCCCCTACCCCGGGTGTCTTGGCCAttccttctgaaatgtcccgttcttattgattaaaaacgttccatattaattgatttcgttgcgaggttttgacctctatatgatacatttttcaaagactgcattcattttaaaacaaaccataacctttatttcatagataaaggttttaaaaaaactttacgtagattatcaaataatgataatctaaaatatcctgtttacacacgaccattacataatggtttacaatacaaatatgttacaacaaaataagtttcttgaatgcagtttttacacaatatcatacaagcatggactccaaatctcgtccttatttaagtatgcgacagcggaagctcttaataatcacctgagaataaacatgcttaaaacgtcaacaaaaatgttggtgagttataggtttaacctatatatatcaaatcgtaacaatagaccacaagatttcatatttcaatacacatcccatacatatagataaaaatcattcatatggtgaacacctggtaaccgacattaacaagatgcatatatataagaatatccccatcattccgggacacccttcggatatgatataaatttcgaagtactaaagcatccggtactttgtatggggtttgttaggcccaatagatctatctttaggattcgcgtcaattagggtgtctgttccctaattcttagattaccagacttaataaaaaggggcatattcgatttcgataattcaaccatagaatgtagtttcacgtacttgtgtctattttgtaaatcatgtataaaacctgcatgtattctcatcccaaaaatattagattttaaaagtgggactataactcactttcacagatttttacttcgtctggaagtaagacttggccactggttgattcacgaacctataacaatatatacatatatatcaaagtatgttcaaaatatatttacaacacttttaatacattttgatgttttaagtttattaagtcagctgtccttgttagtaacctacaactagttgtccacagttagatgtacagaaataaatcgataaatattatcttgaatcaatccacgacccagtgtatacgtatctcagtattgatcacaactcaaactatatatattttggaatcaacctcaaccctgtatagctaactccaatattcacatatagagtgtctatggttgttccgaaatatatatagatgtgtcgatatgataggtcgaaacattgtatacgtgtctatggtatctcaagattacataatatacaatacaagttgattaagttatggttggaatagatttgttaccaattttcacgtagctaaaatgagaaaaattatccaatcttgttttacccataacttcttcattttaaatccgttttgagtgaatcaaatttctatggtttcatattgaattctattttatgaatctaaacagaaaatgtataggtttatagtcggaaaaataagttacaagtcatttttgtaaaggtagtcatttcaatcgaaagaacgacgtctagatgaccattttagaaaacatacttccactttgagtttaaccataatttttggatatagtttcatgttcataataaaaattattttctcagaataacaacttttaaatcaaagtttatcatagtttttaattaactaacccaaaacagcccgcggtgttactacgacggcgtaaatccggttttacggtgtttttcgtgtttccaggttttaaatcattaagttagcatatcatatagatatagaacatgtgtttagttgattttaaaagtcaagttagaaggattaacttttgtttgcgaacaagtttagaattaactaaactatgttctagtgattacaagtttaaaccttcgaataagatagctttatatgtatgaatcgaatgatgttatgaacatcattactaccttaagttccttggataaacctactggaaaagagaaaaatggatttagcttcaacggatccttggatggctcgaagttcctgaagcagaatcatgacacgaaaacaagttcaagtaagatcatcacttgaaataagattgttatagttatagaaattgaaccaaagtttgaatatgattattaccttgtattagaatgataacctactgtaagaaacaaagatttcttgaggttgaatgatcaccttacaagattggaagtgagctagcaaacttgaaagtattcttgattttatgaaactagaacttttggaatttatgaagaacacttagaacttgaagatagaacttgagagagatcaattagatgaagaaaattgaagaatgaaagtgtttgtaggtgtttttggtcgttggtgtatggattagatataaaggatatgtaattttgttttcatgtaaataagtcatgaatgattactcatatttttgtaattttatgagatatttcatgctagttgccaaatgatggttcccacatgtgttaggtgactcacatgggctgctaagagctgatcattggagtgtatataccaatagtacatacatctaaaagctgtgtattgtacgagtacgaatacgggtgcatacgagtagaattgttgatgaaactgaacgaggatgtaattgtaagaatttttgttaagtagaagtattttgataagtgtattgaagtctttcaaaagtgtataaatacatattaaaacactacatgtatatacattttaactgagtcgttaagtcatcgttagtcgttacatgtaagtgttgttttaaaacctttaagttaacgatctcaattaatgttgttaacccattgtttattatatctaatgagatgttaaattattatattatcatgatattatgatatattaatatatcttaatatgatatatatacatttaaatgtcgttacaacgataatcgttacatatatgtctcgtttcgaaatccttaagttagtagtcttgtttatatgtatataagtcattgttaatatacttatggagatacttacttatcataatctcctgttaaccatatgtatatccatatatatatatcgtcatgtcgtttttacaagttttaacgttcgtgaatcgccagtcaacttgggtggtcaattgtctatatgaaacatatttcaattaatcaagtcttaacaagtttgattgcttaacatgttggaaacatttaatcatgtaaatatcaatctcaattaatatatataaacatggaaaatttcgggtcactacagtacctacccgttaaataaatttcgtcccgaaattttaagctgttgaaggtgttgacgaatcttctggaaatagatgcgggtatttcttcttcatccgatcttcacgctcccaggtgaactcgggtcctctacgagcattccatcgaaccttaacaattggtatcttgttttgcttaagtcttttaatctcacgatccattatttcaacgggttcttcgatgaattgaagtttttcattgatttggatttcatctaacggaatagtgagatcttctttagcaaaacatttcttcaaattcgagacgtggaaagtgttatgtacagccgcgagttgttgaggtaactcaagtcggtatgctactggtccgacacgatcaataatcttgaatggtccaatataccttggatttaatttccctcgtttaccaaatcgaacaacgcctttccaaggtgcaactttaagcatgaccatctctccaatttcaaattctatatcttttcttttaatgtcagcgtagctcttttgtcgactttgggcggttttcaaccgttgttgaatttggatgatcttctcggtagtttcttgtataatctccggacccgtaatctgtctatcccccacttcactccaacaaatcggagacctgcactttctaccataaagtgcttcaaaaggcgccatctcaatgcttgaatggtagctgttgttgtaggaaaattctgctaacggtagatgtcgatcccaactgtttccgaaatcaataacacatgctcgtatcatgtcttcaagcgtttgtatcgtccttttgctctgcccatcagtttgtggatgataggcagtactcatgtctagacgagttcctaatgcttgctgtaatgtctgccagaatcttgaaataaatctgtcatccctatcagagataatagagattggtattccatgtctggagatgacttccttcaaatacagtcgtgctaacttctccatcttgtcatcttctcttattggccggaagtgtgctgatttggtgagacgatcaactattacccaaatagtgtcaaaaccacttgcagtccttggcaatttagtgatgaaatccatggtaatgttttcccatttccattccgggatttcaggttgttgtagtagacctgatggtttctgatgttcagctttgaccttagaacacgtcaaacattctcctacatatttagcaatatcggctttcatacctggccaccaaaaatgtttcttaagatccttgtacatcttccccgttccaggatgtattgagtatctagttttatgagcttctctaagtaccatttctctcatatctccaaattttggtacccaaattctttcagccctataccgggttccgtcttctcgaatattaagatgcttctccgatcctttgggtatttcatcctttaaatttccctcttttaaaactccttgttgcgcctcctttatttgagtagtaagattagtgtgaatcattatattcatagattttactcgaatgggttctctgtcctttctgctcaaggcgtcggctaccacatttgcctttcccgggtggtaacgaatctcaaagtcgtaatcattcaacaattcaatccacctacgctgcctcataatcagttgtttctgattaaatatgtgttgaagacttttgtggtcggtatatataatacttttgaccccatataagtagtgcctccaagtctttaatgcaaaaacaaccgcgactaattccaaatcatgcgtcgtataattttgttcgtgaatcttcaattgtctagacgcataagcaatcaccttcgttcgttgcattaatacacaaccgagaccttgctttgatgcgtcacaataaatcacaaaatcatcattcccttcaggtaatgacaatataggtaccgtagttagctttttcttcaataattgaaacgccttctcttgttcatccttccattcaaatttcttccctttatgcgttaatgcagtcaagggttttgctattttggagaaatcttggatgaatcttctgtagtaaccagccaatcctaaaaattgacgtatatgcttcggagtttttggggtttcccacttttcaacggtttctatctttgccggatccaccttaataccttctttgttcactatgtgaccgaggaattgaacttcttccaaccaaaatgcacactttgaaaacttagcgtacaattcttccttcctcaatacttctaacacctttctcaaatgttcaccgtgttcttggtcattctttgagtaaataagtatgtcatcaatgaaaacaatgacaaacttgtcaaggtatggtccacacactcggttcataaggtccatgaacacagctggtgcgttagttaaaccaaacggcatgaccataaactcgtaatgaccgtaacgtgttctgaaagcagtctttggaatatcattttctttcacccgcatttgatgatacccggaatgtaagtcaatctttgaataaacagacgagccttgtagttgatcaaataagtcgtcgattctcggtagtgggtagcggttcttgatggtaagtttgttcaactctcggtagtcgatacacaacctgaatgtaccatctttcttcttgacaaacaaaacaggagctccccacggtgatgtgcttggtcgaatgaaaccatgctctaaaagttcttgtaattggccttgaagttctttcatctcgctgggtgcgagtctgtaaggagcacgagctattggtgcagctactggtacaagatctatttgaaattcaacagatcgatgtggaggtagtcccggtaattctttcggaaatacatcgggaaattcttttgcgacgggaacatcgttgatgctcttttcttcagtttgtactttctcgacgtgtgctagaacagcatagcaaccttttcttattagtttttgtgccttcaaattactaataagatgtagcttcgtgttgcccttttctccgtacaccattaagggttttcctttttctcgtataatgcgaattgtatttttgtaacaaacgatctctgctttcacttctttcaaccagtccataccgattatcacatcaaaactccctaactctactggtatcaagtcaatcttaaatgtttcgctaaccagtttaatttctcgattccgacatatattatctgctgaaattaatttaccatttgctaattcgagtaaaaatttactatccaaaggcgtcaatggacaacttaatttagcaaaaaaatctctactcatatagcttctatccgcacccgaatcaaataaaacgtaagcagatttattgtcaataagaaacgtacccgtaacaagctccgggtcttcctgtgcctctgccgcattaatattgaaaactcttcaacggccttgtccattcgtgttctcctggttcgggcaatttctaataatgtggcccggttttccacatttataacaaactacattggcataacttgctccgacactacttgctccgccattactcgttccgacaccatttgttcctttcgttctattaacccctggtccgtagacctcacacttcgccgcgctatgaccatttcttttacacttgttgcaaaatttggtgcagaaccccgagtgatacttttcacacctttggcatagctgcttctgattgttgttgtttttgcggttgttattgttgttgggatgattgttgtagttgctgttgttgttgttgttgttgttgggccgtttgttgtagttgcgattgatgttgcgattgttgggataattgttgcgattattgttgtaattgctgttgttgttgtattggtgattcttatcaccgttttcctcccactttcttttgacttgcttcacattggcctcttcagcagtctgttctttaattctttcttcaatctggttcactagtttgtgagccattctacatgcctgttgtatagaggcgggctcgtgtgaacttatatcttcttggattctttccggtaatcctttcacaaacgcgtcgatcttctcttcctcatcttcgaatgctcccggacacaataggcacaattctgtgaatcgtctttcgtacgtggtaatatcaaatccttgggttagtaatcctctaagttctgtcttgagcttattgacctcggttctgggacggtacttctcgttcatcaagtgcttgaatgctgaccacggtagtacgtacgcatcatcttgtcccacttgctctagataggtattccaccatgttaacgcagaacctgtgaaggtatgcgtagcgtacttcactttgtcctcttcagtacacttacttatggcaaacaccgattcgaccttctcggtccaccgtttcaatccgatcggtccttcggttccatcaaattccaaaggtttgcaggcagtgaattctttgtaggtgcatcctacacgatttcctgtactgctagatccaaggttattgttggtatgtagcgtagcctgtactgcggctatgtttgaagctagaaaagtacggaattcctcttcattcatattcacggtgtgtcgagtagtcggtgccatttccttcaaaatagtcaaatggaacaagttaatcatacagaatattaagagtagttaatagtatttcgtagcataatatgaactcatttataaaagctttttcttcatattagcgttttataagtttaaattcgggtagtacctacccgttaagttcatacttagtagctaatatacaattcaactactacaattctatatgaaaaactgattataataatatttcgcgttcaaacttttacacaatattttacaaacttacaataccgcttattttacatatagcatgaaatatagcacacaataaatttgatacaagatggttgtgaagataattctagctagtacacaagtcgttcagcaaaggcaataaagacacgtaattcatacgtccagaaacaagtcatgcattctggttttactaggattacttcccatccttggtcttgtggaacataaccgttatggccgttaataagacagcgtgttgtaacgttgtcaaagggacgagggttacgtaatgtccaacagtcccgtaacaatctaaaaacctcatttcttaccccaattaccgactccgtcacttgtgggaacgttttgtttaatagttgtagcccgatgttcttgttctcactttagtgagaagcgaacattactaatccataagcataacatgcttctttatgttgcatgttagccgctttttctaaatcacgaagtccaatattcggatatattgagtcaaaataatttcttaacccattgcgtaaaatagcatttgggttccccgcaatatatgcgtcaaagtaaacacatcgtaacttatggttttcccaatgtgatatcccccatctttcgaacgaaagccttttataaaccaaggcattcttggaacgttcttcgaatgtcttacaaactgatctcgccttaaatagttgtgccgaagaattctgaccgactctagacaagatttcatcaatcatgtctccgggtaggtctcttaaaatattgggttgtctatccattttgtgtttttatactgtaaaatagacaagagttagattcataataaaaaaaaaaatacttattaatacaagcaatttttacatatatcataaagcataagcacactatattacttatattacaccacacgaatacaactatcttattccgacttgcttgtttcttcttcttcggttttggttcgttttgccaagtttctaggaatatatgatgttctcctaatacgagccgtcgttatccacattggtttagaaaaacctggtggtttagaggttcccgggtcattgtt from Rutidosis leptorrhynchoides isolate AG116_Rl617_1_P2 chromosome 9, CSIRO_AGI_Rlap_v1, whole genome shotgun sequence harbors:
- the LOC139869009 gene encoding uncharacterized protein, whose product is MEARLQTLKVELEAARMKDSEKIDDFSAKLSGIASKSAALGTVIEETTLVRKTLTAIPKKFLNMAATIEQLVNLKTVKFQEVVGRLKAYEEQTSLKTTNNSHDQLLLSYEGWDSRKKRENSFGREGMAKTPGVGAEVMDSLVVEEGVQAENKTFLLKREQANLTQARSTELPVANDDRPALLMSVANQRSEKEVIHLSEKKVFPAKYESHDGRENMWYLDTGATNHMTGNKGLFSKLDTDIGGTVRFGDNSYVDIEGR